The Nitrospira sp. genome has a window encoding:
- a CDS encoding PBP1A family penicillin-binding protein has translation MPRDDRFIEMIEGRSGRRLGRRLGRWQVVLIGLVAVSIIGATTAVGVVWHFSRNLPSLDLLENYQPSLVTNVYSDDGQSIGQFFIERRILTPLAEIPKTLTQAVIATEDARFFEHPGLDYIGMVRAAWTNIRHGGRKVEGASTITQQLARSLFLSSERSYERKIRELILAYQMETVSGKEKILETYLNQIYFGQGAYGVGSAAHSYFGKDVSKLTLAESAFLGGLPKSPSRFSPFTAYELAKKRQEHVLGRMEEVGFITSAEREGAAQEKLTFHRPGSEHLAPYFVEYVRQLLVAKYGESMVYKGGLQVHTTLNVEMQKAAETAFSNGVRDLDKREGWRGPRRTVDLATFQPSESAWAEQSLKPGSVGEGVVLKVAKDYYVVQVGAFAAKLAFDDMGWAKRMLKGPDPAVDFALNQNVKQILKPGDVIEVGIKKITKEGIHLTLEQTPVVEGGLIAIDPKVGAIRAMVGGYDFSRSEYNRAVQAHRQPGSAFKPLIYATAMSQGLSPATQILDAPVVYEQEEEDKIWKPENYGRRFHGMVSLRDALAQSHNLATVRLLDKVGVKNVIEFSRTVGVTSPLPSDLSLGLGSSSVGLMELTSVYGVFLNQGVRVEPFAVKSVQDSTGKTLEAVEPEPQEVITKETAYLITNMMEDVVQKGTGQAAKVLGRPIAGKTGTTNDYINAWFIGGTPNLVTGVYVGFDDRRSLGPSETGARAALPIWMGFVKAALQQLPIVPFEIPDGVTFVKVDSSTGLLESEQEGESQQGTVELFSKGSEPTQAVQRRLDPTDFYKLDQIPERQPTVEEDVE, from the coding sequence ATGCCAAGAGACGATCGATTTATCGAGATGATTGAAGGACGGTCGGGCCGCCGACTTGGCCGCCGTCTGGGACGCTGGCAAGTCGTGTTGATCGGGCTGGTGGCGGTCAGCATCATCGGCGCCACGACTGCCGTGGGCGTGGTGTGGCATTTTTCGAGAAATCTTCCCTCACTCGACTTGCTTGAGAACTACCAACCCAGCTTGGTCACCAATGTGTACTCGGACGACGGTCAGTCTATCGGCCAGTTCTTCATCGAACGCCGCATCCTGACGCCACTGGCTGAAATTCCAAAGACGCTGACGCAGGCGGTGATCGCCACGGAAGACGCACGCTTTTTTGAACACCCCGGGTTGGACTATATCGGAATGGTGCGGGCGGCGTGGACCAACATCCGGCATGGAGGAAGAAAAGTCGAAGGGGCAAGCACCATCACGCAGCAATTGGCCCGGTCGCTGTTCCTCTCGTCGGAGCGCTCGTATGAGCGAAAAATTCGCGAGCTGATCTTGGCCTACCAGATGGAAACAGTCTCGGGGAAAGAGAAGATTCTCGAAACCTACTTGAACCAGATCTATTTCGGTCAAGGGGCCTATGGAGTCGGGTCGGCGGCACATTCCTATTTCGGGAAGGACGTCAGCAAGTTGACTCTTGCTGAATCGGCCTTCTTGGGGGGGCTCCCGAAATCTCCCAGTCGATTTTCACCCTTCACCGCGTATGAGCTGGCCAAGAAACGGCAAGAACACGTGTTGGGCCGAATGGAGGAGGTGGGATTCATCACGTCGGCAGAACGGGAAGGGGCTGCCCAGGAAAAGCTGACGTTCCATCGGCCGGGCAGTGAACATCTTGCTCCGTACTTCGTCGAATATGTGCGTCAGTTGCTCGTGGCGAAATATGGGGAGTCGATGGTGTACAAGGGCGGCCTCCAGGTCCACACGACATTAAACGTCGAAATGCAGAAGGCGGCGGAGACGGCGTTTTCGAACGGAGTTCGTGACTTAGACAAACGAGAAGGTTGGAGAGGGCCTCGCCGCACCGTCGACTTGGCGACGTTTCAACCGTCGGAGTCAGCGTGGGCGGAGCAGTCGTTGAAGCCTGGGAGTGTGGGGGAAGGGGTCGTCCTGAAGGTCGCCAAGGATTACTATGTGGTTCAAGTTGGTGCCTTCGCGGCCAAGCTGGCGTTCGACGACATGGGATGGGCCAAGCGGATGCTCAAAGGCCCCGATCCCGCCGTGGACTTCGCCCTCAACCAGAACGTGAAACAGATCTTGAAGCCTGGGGACGTGATTGAAGTTGGGATTAAGAAGATCACGAAGGAAGGCATCCACCTCACCCTGGAGCAGACGCCGGTGGTTGAAGGGGGTTTGATTGCCATCGATCCAAAGGTCGGGGCGATCCGTGCGATGGTCGGCGGGTATGATTTTTCACGCAGCGAGTACAATCGTGCCGTTCAAGCCCATCGACAGCCCGGATCTGCGTTTAAACCCCTGATCTACGCCACCGCGATGAGCCAGGGGCTCAGTCCCGCCACGCAGATCCTCGATGCGCCGGTCGTGTATGAGCAAGAAGAGGAAGACAAGATCTGGAAGCCTGAGAACTACGGACGGCGATTCCACGGCATGGTGAGTCTCCGCGATGCGCTGGCGCAGTCGCACAATCTGGCAACGGTTCGATTGTTGGACAAGGTGGGGGTCAAGAATGTGATCGAATTCTCGCGAACCGTGGGCGTCACAAGCCCGCTTCCGTCCGATCTGTCTCTGGGACTGGGCTCCTCCTCGGTCGGTTTGATGGAATTGACCTCGGTGTACGGTGTGTTCTTGAATCAGGGGGTTCGGGTGGAACCCTTCGCCGTCAAATCGGTGCAAGATAGCACCGGGAAGACGCTCGAGGCGGTCGAGCCTGAACCGCAAGAGGTTATTACGAAAGAAACCGCGTATCTGATCACCAACATGATGGAAGATGTCGTGCAGAAGGGAACGGGGCAGGCGGCAAAGGTTCTGGGTCGCCCAATCGCCGGGAAGACCGGGACGACTAACGACTACATCAATGCTTGGTTTATCGGAGGGACTCCGAACCTGGTGACCGGCGTGTATGTGGGGTTCGATGACCGTCGCTCCCTCGGTCCGAGTGAAACCGGTGCGCGCGCAGCCTTACCGATCTGGATGGGTTTTGTGAAAGCAGCGCTCCAGCAGCTGCCCATCGTCCCGTTCGAAATTCCGGATGGTGTGACCTTCGTCAAGGTTGATTCCTCGACAGGTCTTCTGGAGTCGGAACAGGAAGGAGAAAGCCAACAAGGAACGGTGGAGCTGTTTTCAAAAGGGAGCGAGCCGACCCAAGCAGTCCAACGTCGACTGGATCCAACCGACTTTTATAAGTTGGATCAGATTCCCGAAAGGCAACCGACGGTGGAGGAGGATGTGGAATAG
- the iscX gene encoding Fe-S cluster assembly protein IscX, protein MELKWQDTEDIAIRLVEEHPETDPLTVRFTDMHAWIVALPDFMDDPKKSNEKILETIQMAWHEEYQDSKA, encoded by the coding sequence ATGGAGCTGAAGTGGCAAGACACCGAAGATATCGCGATACGCTTGGTCGAAGAACACCCTGAGACGGATCCGCTGACCGTACGCTTCACCGACATGCATGCCTGGATCGTGGCACTACCTGACTTTATGGATGACCCGAAGAAGTCGAACGAGAAGATCTTAGAAACGATTCAAATGGCCTGGCATGAGGAGTATCAGGATTCAAAAGCGTAG
- the dnaK gene encoding molecular chaperone DnaK has product MARIVGIDLGTTNSLIAYMKDGRPGVVPDLHGRTMVPSVVALTDNGLIVGNSAKEHLTRSPERTVYSVKRFMGKGLADVESELAYFPYTLTETGGVIRIRLGEKNYSPPQISAMILKELKRRAEDHLGESITKAVITVPAYFNDSQRQATKDAGLIAGLEVLRIINEPTAASLAYGLQEKTQGTIAVYDFGGGTFDISILKLKDGIFEVLATSGDTHLGGDDLDRVLVDLFLAEIRERHGIDLSSYPDHMQAVRLEAERAKIRLSDEQKTEVSLDLPEDNGSFTRELTRDQLESLAMQVIERTLAPCRMALKDAGLTPNDIDEVVLVGGSTRMPLVRQRVEALFGKVPHCHLNPDEVVALGAAVQADILGGGTTDMLLLDVTPLSLGIETMGGVMSSLIRRNTTIPASAKEMFTTYVDGQTGVDIHILQGERELVKDNRSLAQFRLKVPPLPAGVPRIEVTFLIDANGILNVTAKDMRTGQSQSIEVKPSYGLSDTEVERMIEDSFKFAAEDISARKLIEARLDAESLIKTSEKSLADAGHLIPTEEGEGIRKALAQLATATDGTNAGTIRTRMAELEQAAKNLNVAMLDESLKKSLHGKKVSDV; this is encoded by the coding sequence ATGGCACGCATAGTCGGCATCGACCTCGGCACAACCAATTCACTGATTGCCTACATGAAGGATGGCCGGCCCGGCGTCGTTCCCGACCTCCACGGTCGGACGATGGTGCCGTCGGTTGTCGCCTTGACGGACAATGGATTGATCGTTGGAAATTCAGCCAAGGAACATTTGACGCGAAGTCCGGAGCGGACCGTCTATTCTGTCAAACGGTTCATGGGCAAGGGGCTGGCAGATGTCGAAAGCGAACTGGCCTATTTCCCTTATACCCTCACGGAAACAGGAGGGGTGATCCGGATCCGGCTCGGTGAAAAGAACTATTCGCCGCCGCAGATCTCCGCCATGATCCTCAAGGAATTGAAGCGGCGCGCGGAGGATCACCTGGGCGAAAGCATTACGAAAGCCGTCATCACTGTTCCGGCCTATTTCAATGACAGCCAGCGACAGGCGACAAAAGATGCTGGTCTGATCGCAGGGTTGGAAGTCCTCCGGATTATCAATGAACCGACCGCCGCTTCACTCGCGTATGGGCTTCAGGAAAAGACTCAGGGTACGATCGCCGTCTATGACTTCGGTGGCGGCACGTTCGATATCTCGATCTTGAAACTGAAGGACGGCATCTTCGAAGTACTGGCGACCAGCGGTGACACCCATTTAGGCGGAGACGATCTGGACCGGGTGCTTGTCGATCTGTTCCTGGCGGAAATTCGAGAACGACACGGAATTGACCTCTCCAGTTACCCCGATCACATGCAGGCAGTCCGATTAGAAGCCGAGCGCGCCAAGATCAGGCTGTCCGACGAGCAGAAAACGGAGGTCTCACTTGACCTACCCGAAGACAACGGTTCCTTCACCAGAGAGCTGACCCGAGATCAACTTGAATCATTGGCCATGCAGGTCATCGAACGCACGTTGGCTCCCTGTCGGATGGCACTCAAAGACGCCGGGCTCACCCCAAATGATATTGACGAGGTCGTATTAGTGGGTGGTTCCACGCGCATGCCATTGGTTCGGCAACGTGTCGAAGCGCTGTTCGGGAAGGTTCCGCATTGCCATTTGAATCCGGATGAAGTCGTCGCACTCGGAGCCGCCGTGCAAGCCGATATCCTGGGCGGCGGGACGACGGACATGTTGCTGCTGGACGTGACACCCCTGTCTCTCGGCATTGAAACGATGGGTGGAGTCATGAGTAGCCTGATTCGCCGGAACACGACCATTCCGGCAAGCGCCAAGGAAATGTTCACCACCTATGTCGACGGCCAGACCGGAGTCGACATCCACATCCTGCAAGGCGAGCGCGAACTTGTGAAAGACAACCGGAGCCTGGCGCAGTTCCGCCTCAAAGTGCCGCCGCTTCCCGCAGGGGTGCCTCGCATCGAGGTGACCTTCTTAATCGACGCGAACGGCATCTTGAACGTGACCGCAAAGGACATGCGGACCGGACAAAGTCAGTCGATCGAGGTCAAACCGTCGTATGGATTGTCCGACACGGAAGTCGAGCGGATGATCGAAGACTCATTCAAATTCGCAGCTGAGGACATCAGCGCTCGGAAGTTGATCGAAGCGCGATTGGACGCCGAGTCGTTGATAAAAACGAGCGAGAAGTCTCTTGCCGATGCCGGACATCTGATACCGACCGAGGAGGGTGAGGGCATTCGCAAGGCGCTCGCTCAGCTTGCCACCGCAACAGACGGCACCAATGCCGGTACCATCCGTACGCGCATGGCAGAGCTTGAACAGGCTGCCAAGAACTTGAACGTGGCCATGCTGGACGAATCGCTCAAAAAAAGTCTGCACGGAAAGAAAGTATCCGACGTGTGA
- the hscB gene encoding Fe-S protein assembly co-chaperone HscB: MCWHCQSEMSGEYFCERCVKVQPVSKDTDYFSCLGFPRRLTLDPKKLEAKFYEMSRAFHPDFYQAKSPTEQTISLSNAAVLNTAYRTLRDPIQRAEYLLALEAGSVKDIRTSPPADLFEEILELQDTLEEYRASDRDSDQGHRLRATLQTEQQTLERRREEMESQLRQLFTDWDELQDRGEATSQARAERDRVLKHMRDLLSNRTYVNNIVSDLAATIA; the protein is encoded by the coding sequence ATGTGCTGGCATTGTCAATCCGAGATGTCGGGGGAATACTTCTGCGAACGATGCGTGAAAGTCCAGCCGGTCTCGAAGGACACCGACTATTTCAGCTGCCTCGGGTTTCCACGTCGGCTCACATTGGACCCTAAAAAGCTGGAAGCCAAATTCTACGAAATGAGCCGGGCCTTTCATCCGGATTTTTATCAAGCCAAGAGTCCGACGGAGCAAACGATCAGCCTCAGCAACGCCGCCGTGCTCAATACGGCGTACCGGACGCTTCGTGATCCCATACAACGAGCGGAATATCTCCTGGCCCTTGAAGCCGGCTCAGTCAAAGATATCCGAACTTCTCCTCCGGCTGACCTCTTCGAGGAAATCCTGGAACTACAGGATACCTTGGAAGAGTACAGAGCCTCGGATCGCGATTCGGATCAAGGTCATCGGCTTCGCGCCACGCTCCAGACAGAGCAACAGACGCTGGAACGTCGCCGTGAAGAAATGGAGTCACAACTTCGGCAGCTCTTTACGGACTGGGATGAACTACAGGACAGAGGAGAAGCTACAAGCCAGGCAAGAGCAGAGCGGGATCGAGTTTTAAAACACATGCGCGATTTACTGTCGAACCGAACCTACGTCAACAACATCGTCAGCGATCTGGCGGCAACAATCGCCTGA
- a CDS encoding iron-sulfur cluster assembly accessory protein, which yields MDTTNVETQTPIISLTDSALKEVKRLINVQGIEEGGLRLGVKGGGCSGLSYTINFDDKIGQYDQVHEIDGVKVIIDAKSAIYLQGTQLDYQKDLMSGNFKFINPNANKTCGCGESFSA from the coding sequence ATGGACACAACCAACGTAGAGACACAGACTCCGATCATCTCGCTGACCGACTCGGCGTTGAAGGAAGTCAAGCGGTTGATTAATGTACAAGGGATCGAAGAAGGCGGGCTCCGTCTTGGAGTGAAGGGAGGAGGCTGTTCAGGCCTCAGCTACACGATTAACTTCGATGACAAGATCGGACAGTATGATCAAGTCCATGAGATTGACGGTGTGAAAGTGATCATTGACGCCAAGAGTGCGATCTATCTCCAAGGCACGCAATTGGATTATCAAAAAGACTTGATGAGCGGCAACTTCAAGTTCATCAACCCAAACGCCAACAAGACCTGCGGCTGCGGAGAATCGTTCTCCGCTTGA
- the iscU gene encoding Fe-S cluster assembly scaffold IscU, producing MAYSDKVVDHFNNPRNMGSFKKDEEGIGTGMVGAPECGDVMKLQIKVQNDTIVDAKFKTFGCGSAIASSSLATEWLKGKTIEEAQKIKNTDIVQELNLPPVKIHCSVLAEDAIKAALTDYQKKADTPSTDTK from the coding sequence ATGGCATACAGCGATAAAGTCGTTGATCATTTCAACAACCCCCGCAACATGGGGAGCTTTAAGAAGGATGAGGAAGGCATCGGTACCGGGATGGTGGGAGCCCCGGAGTGTGGCGACGTCATGAAGCTGCAGATCAAGGTGCAAAACGATACGATCGTCGATGCTAAATTCAAGACCTTCGGCTGCGGGTCGGCCATCGCGAGCTCCAGTTTGGCCACCGAATGGTTGAAGGGAAAAACGATCGAGGAAGCCCAGAAGATCAAGAATACGGACATCGTTCAAGAATTGAATCTTCCGCCGGTGAAAATTCACTGCTCCGTCCTCGCGGAAGATGCCATTAAAGCGGCCTTGACCGACTATCAGAAGAAGGCTGACACTCCGTCGACCGACACCAAGTAA
- a CDS encoding IscS subfamily cysteine desulfurase: MKLPIFLDNHSTTPMDPRVLEAMLPYFVEKFGNAASRNHAFGWAAEEAVEHARKQIAKLINADSKEIVFTSGATESDNLALKGVLEMYKEKGAHIITSSTEHRAVLDTAKSLEAKGLATVTYLPVDKYGMVNPQDVENAITDKTVLISVMLANNEIGTINPIAEIGKIAKAKGILFHCDAAQGVGKIPVDVQVMGIDLMSFTAHKIYGPKGIGALYVRKRNPRVRIATQMDGGGHERGMRSGTLPVPLIVGFGKACELCEQEMATETARLSKMRDRLQTDIMAALEESYLNGHPTNRLPGNLNISFAYVEGESLLMGMKDIALSSGSACTSATLEPSYVLRALGVGTELAHSSIRFGLGRFNTDDEIDYTIKKVIEIVTKLREMSPLYEMAKEGVDLKSVQWAAH, translated from the coding sequence ATGAAGCTTCCTATTTTCCTCGACAACCATTCCACCACTCCCATGGATCCGAGAGTTCTGGAGGCCATGCTGCCGTATTTCGTCGAGAAATTCGGCAACGCCGCCAGCCGCAACCACGCCTTCGGGTGGGCCGCGGAAGAAGCCGTGGAGCACGCCCGAAAACAGATCGCGAAGCTGATCAACGCCGACAGCAAAGAAATCGTCTTCACCAGCGGCGCCACCGAGTCGGATAACTTGGCGCTGAAGGGCGTCTTGGAGATGTATAAGGAAAAGGGTGCCCACATCATCACGTCGTCCACGGAGCATCGCGCCGTACTCGATACCGCCAAGTCCCTTGAAGCCAAGGGGCTGGCGACCGTGACCTATCTGCCGGTCGATAAGTACGGCATGGTGAATCCGCAGGATGTGGAGAATGCGATCACCGATAAGACCGTCTTGATCTCGGTCATGTTGGCCAACAATGAAATCGGCACGATCAATCCCATCGCTGAAATCGGGAAGATTGCGAAAGCGAAAGGGATCCTCTTTCATTGCGATGCTGCGCAGGGCGTGGGGAAAATTCCAGTCGATGTTCAGGTCATGGGCATCGATCTCATGTCGTTCACGGCCCATAAGATCTATGGCCCTAAGGGAATCGGTGCGCTGTACGTCAGAAAGAGAAACCCTCGCGTTCGGATCGCCACTCAAATGGACGGTGGAGGACATGAGCGCGGCATGCGTTCCGGTACCTTGCCGGTCCCATTGATCGTCGGATTTGGAAAGGCCTGTGAACTCTGCGAGCAGGAGATGGCGACGGAAACGGCGCGGCTGAGCAAGATGCGCGATCGCCTCCAGACCGACATTATGGCCGCCCTGGAAGAAAGCTATCTCAACGGCCATCCGACGAACCGCTTGCCGGGAAATCTCAATATTTCGTTCGCCTACGTCGAAGGAGAATCCTTGCTGATGGGCATGAAGGATATCGCGCTCTCGTCCGGTTCGGCCTGTACGTCGGCCACCCTGGAGCCGTCGTACGTCTTGCGGGCACTCGGCGTCGGAACCGAGCTCGCTCACTCATCGATCCGGTTCGGCTTGGGTCGGTTCAACACCGACGACGAGATTGACTACACGATTAAGAAGGTTATTGAGATCGTCACCAAGTTGCGGGAAATGTCCCCGCTCTATGAAATGGCAAAAGAAGGCGTGGATTTGAAATCCGTGCAGTGGGCGGCGCACTAA
- a CDS encoding Rrf2 family transcriptional regulator, which produces MLKISKKADYALMALQHIASVQFGDITPGRVVNTKEIAEEYNIPLELLAKVLQVLSKNGLIESHNGPKGGYLLARSARQITIAQILESIEGPLGITDCSHEKEGEFCMQREHCNIRTPLLKVQDSIYQLLNNMTLGDMLGGTPLITIQSPSIQGVER; this is translated from the coding sequence ATGTTGAAGATTTCAAAAAAAGCTGATTACGCACTCATGGCCCTACAGCACATCGCGTCGGTCCAGTTCGGCGATATCACTCCCGGCCGTGTGGTAAATACCAAAGAGATCGCCGAGGAATACAACATTCCCTTGGAGTTGTTGGCCAAGGTCCTCCAGGTGCTCTCAAAAAACGGCTTGATCGAAAGCCACAACGGCCCGAAGGGAGGTTATCTCCTGGCTCGAAGCGCCAGACAGATCACCATCGCACAGATCCTGGAAAGCATCGAAGGTCCCTTAGGAATTACAGACTGCTCCCATGAAAAAGAGGGAGAATTCTGTATGCAGCGTGAGCATTGCAACATTCGCACACCGCTGCTGAAAGTCCAAGACAGCATCTATCAGTTACTGAACAACATGACGTTGGGAGATATGCTGGGTGGCACACCCTTGATTACGATTCAGTCTCCCTCGATACAAGGAGTCGAACGATGA
- a CDS encoding 2Fe-2S iron-sulfur cluster binding domain-containing protein translates to MGGTNPYIEKTDYELPKVSYTLTFIQPNGDSTTVTVDPEKLPHGETGLPGSILDIAMGHGVDLEHVCGGVCACSTCHVIVKQGLETCNEGTDDEYDQLDEAPMTTLQSRLGCQCVPNGTKDIVVEIPAVNKNLVREGR, encoded by the coding sequence ATGGGCGGGACTAATCCTTATATTGAAAAGACGGACTACGAGCTTCCCAAGGTTTCGTACACGCTCACTTTTATACAGCCGAACGGAGACTCAACGACCGTTACCGTCGATCCTGAAAAGCTTCCCCATGGAGAGACTGGCCTCCCCGGTAGCATTCTGGATATTGCAATGGGTCACGGAGTGGATCTGGAGCATGTGTGTGGTGGGGTCTGCGCCTGTTCGACCTGCCACGTGATCGTGAAGCAGGGGCTGGAAACGTGCAACGAAGGCACGGATGATGAGTATGATCAGTTGGATGAGGCGCCCATGACGACGCTACAGTCTCGGCTAGGGTGTCAATGTGTGCCCAACGGAACGAAGGACATCGTCGTTGAGATCCCAGCCGTGAACAAGAATCTGGTGAGGGAGGGGCGCTGA
- a CDS encoding FAD-dependent oxidoreductase — protein MAEPTQRATVLSIADLTPHVRQLVIRPQTSKISFQPGQWVSLKLPVGPKPPLNRAYSMAAPASPTGELTLVLDRVPGGLGSNYLYQLNSGDEIPLSGPYGNFMLPHTLDRELIMIGRYTGLVPLRCILKQMFLSAIQTPIRLIAVAPNEEEILFQQEWLSMAAQHPLFRYLPLVAQSGEVEAVEKTLGMLASLMGEQAKVIPLLCGTKAFVRPLRAYFTEQGYERKEVKVETYD, from the coding sequence ATGGCAGAACCTACACAACGTGCCACGGTGCTGTCGATTGCTGATCTCACACCTCACGTCCGCCAACTTGTGATCAGACCCCAGACAAGCAAGATCTCGTTCCAACCGGGACAATGGGTTTCACTCAAGTTACCCGTAGGACCGAAGCCACCACTCAATCGCGCATACTCCATGGCCGCCCCCGCTTCACCGACTGGAGAGTTGACGTTGGTCCTCGATCGTGTTCCCGGTGGGCTTGGATCAAACTATCTTTACCAATTGAACTCGGGAGATGAAATTCCACTCTCAGGTCCGTATGGAAATTTCATGCTGCCTCACACGCTCGATCGTGAACTTATCATGATTGGTCGCTATACAGGCCTCGTGCCGCTGCGATGCATCCTCAAGCAGATGTTTCTTTCCGCCATTCAAACTCCCATTCGCCTGATTGCGGTGGCCCCGAACGAAGAGGAGATCCTGTTTCAGCAGGAATGGCTCAGCATGGCAGCGCAACACCCCTTGTTCCGCTATCTTCCTTTGGTCGCTCAGAGCGGTGAAGTGGAAGCCGTGGAAAAGACGTTAGGGATGCTGGCTTCGTTGATGGGGGAACAGGCGAAGGTCATACCCTTGCTGTGCGGAACGAAGGCTTTTGTCCGGCCCCTCAGGGCCTATTTCACGGAACAAGGCTACGAGCGAAAAGAAGTGAAGGTCGAGACCTACGACTGA
- the gltX gene encoding glutamate--tRNA ligase, whose amino-acid sequence MNQVRVRFAPSPSGFLHIGGVRTALFNWLFARQQGGIFVLRIEDTDQSRSTDESIKAIIEGMKWVGLDWDEGPFRQTERIDLYRQHAMKLRETGHAYWCVCKAKELEARRKEAEAKGLSPRYDGRCRNLGIANPTEDAALRFKAPQEGQIVVDDLIKGKITFDTSVADDLIILRSNGYPTYNFSVVVDDALMRMTHVVRGDDHLTNTPRQIPIFEALGFPVPQFGHLPMILGSDKARLSKRHGATSIMAYKDMGYLPDAMVNYLVRLGWSHGDQELFTRRELIEKFSWKHVQSSAAVFNPDKLLWINAEYLKSSSALEVAEALVPLLNAAGLQEQVRTVSKEWLAQVVVLVKERTKTLVDMVEWAKPYFGQEATYEVEAAKKFLTPTTAPLLQKLLSRFEAFPSFSKPAWEESFKKLVEEEGVKMGALAQPVRVALTGRTASPGLFEVMEVLGRERTLFRLRKGIERANMAP is encoded by the coding sequence ATGAACCAAGTTCGTGTCCGATTCGCACCCAGTCCGTCGGGATTTCTGCACATTGGTGGAGTCCGTACCGCGCTTTTCAACTGGCTCTTTGCCCGTCAGCAAGGAGGGATATTTGTCCTTCGGATCGAGGATACTGACCAGAGTCGTTCAACCGATGAATCCATCAAGGCCATCATCGAAGGGATGAAATGGGTCGGGCTTGATTGGGACGAAGGTCCGTTTCGCCAGACCGAACGGATAGACCTGTACCGCCAACATGCCATGAAGTTGCGTGAGACTGGGCATGCCTACTGGTGTGTATGTAAGGCCAAAGAGTTGGAGGCTCGTCGAAAGGAAGCGGAAGCGAAAGGCTTGTCGCCTCGGTATGACGGTCGCTGCCGAAACTTGGGGATTGCGAACCCTACGGAGGATGCCGCACTCCGGTTCAAGGCTCCGCAGGAGGGGCAGATCGTGGTTGACGATCTGATCAAGGGCAAGATTACTTTCGATACCAGTGTTGCCGACGATCTCATCATTCTGCGGTCCAACGGGTATCCGACGTACAACTTTTCCGTCGTGGTCGATGATGCGCTGATGCGCATGACGCATGTGGTGCGAGGAGACGACCATTTGACCAACACACCTCGGCAAATTCCGATTTTCGAAGCCCTGGGGTTTCCCGTCCCACAGTTCGGTCATTTGCCGATGATTCTCGGCTCTGATAAGGCGCGGCTTTCCAAGCGGCATGGTGCGACCTCGATCATGGCCTACAAGGACATGGGGTATCTCCCCGATGCCATGGTCAATTATCTGGTCCGGCTCGGCTGGTCGCACGGGGATCAAGAACTCTTTACCCGCCGGGAACTCATCGAAAAGTTTTCCTGGAAGCATGTGCAATCTTCTGCAGCGGTTTTCAATCCCGACAAGCTGCTCTGGATCAACGCCGAATACCTCAAATCCAGCTCAGCGTTGGAGGTCGCCGAAGCGTTGGTGCCGTTGCTGAACGCGGCGGGATTACAGGAACAGGTCAGGACCGTCTCGAAAGAGTGGCTGGCGCAGGTCGTTGTGCTGGTGAAGGAACGGACGAAGACGTTGGTCGACATGGTGGAGTGGGCGAAGCCGTATTTTGGGCAAGAGGCAACATACGAAGTGGAAGCGGCCAAGAAATTTCTCACACCAACGACGGCTCCGTTGCTGCAGAAGCTGCTCAGCCGCTTCGAGGCATTTCCAAGCTTTTCCAAACCAGCGTGGGAAGAGAGCTTTAAGAAGCTTGTCGAGGAAGAGGGTGTGAAGATGGGTGCGTTAGCCCAGCCGGTTCGCGTGGCCTTGACCGGGCGAACGGCAAGTCCAGGGCTCTTTGAGGTGATGGAAGTCCTGGGGCGTGAACGGACTCTCTTCCGCCTCAGAAAAGGGATCGAACGAGCGAATATGGCTCCTTGA